One Phocaeicola dorei genomic region harbors:
- a CDS encoding SusC/RagA family TonB-linked outer membrane protein, with protein sequence MVFLLVFLMTTVTGFAQNKTVSGIVVDKAGEAVIGASVLVKGTSNGTITDFDGKFTLSNVPEKGIITITYIGYEGQDISIAGKNTLKVILAEDTETLDEVVVVGYGTQKKTDLTGSVMSVKSEDITSVTANNPVQALQGRVTGVSVVTDSRPGKSPTLRIRGNGSISAGNDPLYVVDGFPLMNGSLNEINANDIASMEVLKDASATAIYGSRGSNGVIMITTKTGAKDSKSLTLNANYGFQMPGRLVETMNHEQFVDFINSAYMNSKGITIYNDENPAPNIHTDWQRETIKSSSPVQDYSISLNGTSGDTQYMMSGGVYLQDGLLSNYDYNKYTFRTNLQHKFNNFIKLGTHMQYTYSEGGLATTTNYDGALTELWRYGWPTLPVYREDGSYAIPNDNPAISSYFDSGIKWNAVNYYNEVKRESSVSRLFGDIYAEFQLAKGLTFKTNFGLDIANTRDYNYITSDYTLSTGTGQGGNGYSKKISRITENILTYTNTWGKHRLTATGVYSWQNYIYEDLSIDGKGFANDETGAWDISQASRETVDYGSDKYQNSLVSWTGRVSYAYNDRYLLTATARYDGSSRFGANNKWGFFPSVGLAWRASQEAFLIDNKYITNLKLRASFGVTGNQEIGNYKSLAQLNADNYIYNDGELQGYYESIGNPDLKWERANQFDIGIDLSLWNRLHITADYYYRKTSDLLYQVPIPSTSGFSSMLSNVGSVLNKGYELSITGNIVNTNDFKIDATINLSRNINKVKELYNNVESITLSSGLGLSRYLKVGESLNSRYALLSDGIIRTEEQLKKYRKIEGTAKLGDEMYKDLDGDNQITAKDQVNIGTTDPKLIYGIGLNVQYKKFSLNILGNGAHDFVGGTSYLQIAENQINSSVICMPSLYAYERMWSESNPSGTYPAPGASNVHESDRINSGWNYFVVKSIALSYDFGKNPIKGIKGIKSLSATVNFQNFITFSNQRGYNPENGDIKYPWVKIVNIGVNAKF encoded by the coding sequence ATGGTATTTTTATTAGTCTTTTTAATGACTACTGTTACCGGATTTGCACAAAATAAGACGGTATCGGGTATTGTAGTGGACAAGGCAGGTGAGGCTGTAATTGGTGCCAGTGTATTGGTTAAAGGGACCTCAAATGGTACTATTACTGATTTTGATGGAAAGTTTACTCTCTCTAATGTTCCCGAAAAAGGGATTATTACTATAACCTATATTGGATATGAGGGACAAGATATTTCGATAGCTGGAAAAAATACATTGAAAGTAATTCTGGCTGAAGATACTGAAACATTGGACGAAGTAGTGGTTGTGGGGTATGGTACACAGAAAAAAACTGATTTGACAGGTTCTGTCATGTCAGTGAAATCGGAGGATATTACTTCTGTAACAGCGAATAATCCCGTTCAAGCCTTACAGGGAAGGGTGACTGGCGTTTCGGTTGTAACGGATAGCCGTCCCGGCAAGTCACCTACCTTGCGGATTCGTGGTAATGGTTCTATCAGTGCAGGAAATGATCCCTTGTATGTAGTTGACGGATTTCCTTTGATGAATGGTTCATTAAATGAAATTAATGCTAATGATATTGCTTCAATGGAGGTGCTGAAAGATGCTTCTGCTACTGCTATTTATGGTTCCCGTGGTTCAAATGGTGTTATTATGATTACAACCAAAACAGGTGCCAAAGATTCTAAATCACTTACACTTAATGCTAATTATGGTTTTCAGATGCCGGGCAGATTGGTGGAAACAATGAATCATGAACAGTTTGTGGACTTTATTAATTCTGCTTATATGAATTCTAAAGGGATTACGATATATAATGATGAGAATCCTGCTCCTAATATACATACAGATTGGCAGAGGGAAACCATCAAGAGTAGTAGTCCTGTGCAAGACTATAGTATTTCTTTAAATGGTACTTCGGGTGATACACAGTATATGATGTCGGGTGGAGTTTATCTTCAAGATGGTTTGTTGTCTAATTATGATTATAATAAATATACTTTTCGTACTAATTTGCAGCATAAGTTTAATAACTTTATAAAGTTGGGAACACATATGCAGTATACTTATTCTGAAGGAGGGCTTGCAACAACTACTAATTATGATGGGGCATTGACCGAATTATGGCGTTATGGTTGGCCTACATTGCCTGTCTATCGGGAGGATGGAAGCTATGCAATACCTAATGATAATCCAGCCATATCCAGTTATTTTGATAGTGGTATTAAATGGAATGCAGTTAATTATTACAATGAGGTGAAAAGAGAATCTAGTGTAAGTCGTTTGTTTGGTGATATTTATGCTGAATTTCAGTTGGCTAAAGGGTTGACATTCAAAACAAATTTTGGACTTGATATAGCTAATACCAGAGATTATAATTATATAACTTCGGATTATACTTTATCCACAGGAACTGGCCAGGGTGGAAACGGATATTCTAAGAAGATAAGTAGAATAACTGAAAATATCCTTACCTATACCAATACATGGGGGAAGCACCGTCTTACAGCAACAGGGGTGTATTCATGGCAAAATTATATTTATGAGGATCTTTCTATCGATGGAAAGGGATTTGCTAACGATGAAACCGGGGCATGGGATATATCTCAAGCGAGTAGAGAAACAGTAGATTATGGTAGTGATAAATATCAAAATTCATTAGTTTCATGGACTGGTCGTGTATCTTATGCTTATAATGACAGATATCTCTTGACGGCAACTGCTAGATATGATGGCTCTTCCCGTTTTGGAGCAAATAACAAGTGGGGATTTTTCCCATCTGTTGGTTTGGCTTGGCGTGCAAGTCAAGAGGCATTTTTAATTGATAATAAATATATTACTAACTTAAAATTACGTGCCAGTTTCGGTGTAACAGGTAATCAGGAGATAGGTAATTATAAGTCATTGGCGCAATTGAATGCAGATAATTACATTTATAATGATGGAGAACTTCAAGGATATTATGAAAGTATAGGTAATCCAGACTTGAAGTGGGAGCGTGCCAATCAATTTGATATTGGTATTGATTTATCCTTATGGAATCGTTTGCACATTACTGCCGATTATTACTATCGTAAGACTTCCGATTTGCTTTATCAAGTTCCCATTCCTTCCACTTCAGGATTTTCTTCTATGCTGAGTAATGTTGGTTCCGTATTGAATAAAGGATATGAACTTTCAATTACAGGGAATATTGTTAATACAAATGATTTTAAGATAGATGCTACTATCAATCTTAGTCGTAATATTAATAAAGTGAAGGAACTTTATAATAATGTGGAATCTATTACACTTAGTTCCGGATTAGGGCTTAGCCGCTATTTAAAAGTTGGAGAATCTCTTAATTCCCGTTATGCTCTTCTTTCTGATGGCATTATTCGTACAGAGGAACAATTGAAAAAATATCGGAAAATTGAAGGTACGGCCAAATTGGGAGATGAAATGTATAAGGACTTGGATGGTGATAATCAGATAACTGCGAAAGACCAAGTAAACATAGGCACTACAGATCCTAAACTTATTTATGGTATAGGTTTGAATGTACAATACAAGAAGTTTAGTTTGAATATATTAGGAAATGGTGCCCATGATTTTGTCGGTGGTACGTCTTATTTGCAAATAGCAGAGAACCAGATAAATTCTAGCGTGATTTGTATGCCTTCGTTATATGCTTATGAGCGAATGTGGAGTGAATCTAATCCGTCAGGAACCTATCCTGCACCGGGAGCTTCCAATGTTCATGAAAGTGATCGTATAAATTCCGGATGGAACTATTTCGTGGTAAAAAGTATAGCCTTAAGTTATGATTTTGGTAAGAATCCTATTAAAGGGATTAAAGGTATCAAAAGTTTGAGTGCAACAGTGAATTTTCAGAACTTCATCACTTTCTCTAATCAGCGCGGCTATAATCCGGAAAATGGTGATATTAAATATCCATGGGTGAAAATTGTGAATATTGGAGTTAATGCGAAATTTTAA